The following proteins are encoded in a genomic region of Magnolia sinica isolate HGM2019 chromosome 1, MsV1, whole genome shotgun sequence:
- the LOC131249564 gene encoding long chain acyl-CoA synthetase 4-like, with protein sequence CSWNVLQLNEEDVYLSYLPLAHIFDRVIEELFISHGASIGFWRGDVKLLIEDIGELKPTIFCVVPRVLDSIYTGLTEKISSGDFLKHTLFNIAYAAPLFDKVVFSKVKQGLGGKVGLILSGAAPLATHVEAFLRVVACAHVLQGYGLTETCVGTFVSLPNELSMPNVDVCLESVPEMGYDANSSTPRGEICVRGNTLFSGYFKREDLTKEVMVGGWFHTGDIGEWQPNGSMEIIDRKKNIFKLSQGEYVASGSQTGEPCLSFFVTLLMGPQQEANGCRGPPTFKCTIISAFSVEHVKGYIYIEADREREVVEVCKALCSIYSSRVVLVPKNEVLYLLSLQIKSSEVSKGTWVLVKYGKYKGDLAQVVAVDDARKRPP encoded by the exons TGTTCTTGGAATGTGTTACAGTTGAACGAGGAGGATGTTTATTTATCTTATCTCCCTCTGGCACATATCTTTGATCGGGTGATTGAGGAGTTGTTTATTTCTCATGGTGCCTCAATAGGATTTTGGCGTGGG GATGTAAAATTATTAATTGAAGACATTGGGGAGCTAAAACCAACTATTTTCTGTGTTGTTCCACGTGTGCTGGATTCGATCTATACAG GTCTGACAGAGAAGATTTCTTCAGGAGATTTCTTGAAGCATACATTGTTTAACATCGCATAC GCAGCACCACTTTTTGACAAAGTAGTTTTCAGCAAG GTAAAGCAAGGATTAGGCGGAAAAGTAGGACTTATTTTATCTGGAGCTGCTCCACTTGCAACACATGTGGAAGCTTTTCTACGGGTGGTGGCATGTGCTCATGTTCTACAAGGCTATG GTCTGACGGAAACTTGCGTGGGGACATTTGTCTCACTACCGAATGAACTATCAATGCCAAATGTAGATGTGTGCCTGGAGTCTGTTCCTGAAATGGGATATGATGCCAATTCAAGCACACCACGTGGAGAGATTTGTGTAAGGGGAAATACCCTGTTCTCAGGATACTTTAAACGAGAAGACCTCACAAAAGAAGTCATGGTCGGTGGATGGTTCCACACAG GGGATATCGGCGAGTGGCAGCCAAATGGAAGTATGGAAATCATTGACAGGAAAAAGAACATTTTCAAGCTTTCACAAGGAGAATATGTTGCGAGTGGCAGCCAAACAGGGGAACCTTGCCTCTCTTTTTTTG TCACTTTGCTCATGGGACCCCAGCAAGAGGCCAACGGCTGTAGAGGCCCTCCAACATTCAAATGCACG ATAATATCTGCATTTTCTGTTGAGCATGTGAAAGGTTATATTTATATTGAAGCTGATAGGGAACGTGAAGTCGTTGAG GTATGTAAAGCGCTTTGTAGTATATATTCTAGTAGAGTGGTGCTggttcccaaaaatgaagttctCTATCTGCTTTCTCTTCAAATCAAATCAAGTGAAGTTTCTAAGGGCACATGGGTCCTCGTGAAGTATGGGAAATACAAAGGGGACCTTGCACAG GTTGTGGCAGTTGATGATGCACGGAAGAGGCCACCGTAA